One segment of Roseisolibacter agri DNA contains the following:
- a CDS encoding class IV adenylate cyclase — translation MIDETELKAMVPDPEACRARLEAAGARLVFEGALIDRRWDLPHRPLADRDEVVRVRTSIPAAHVGGAARHTLDWKGPTRVEGGYKKRLERSTGVEDAAVLEIMLSSAGFVVTREVEREIAQYALGDATLRFERYPRLDVLMEVEGTPAAVEAAIVATGLPRAAFTAARLADFVAAFERRTGQTAALSTHELADD, via the coding sequence ATGATCGACGAGACGGAGCTCAAGGCGATGGTGCCCGACCCCGAGGCGTGCCGCGCGCGTCTCGAGGCGGCGGGCGCGCGCCTCGTCTTCGAGGGCGCGCTGATCGATCGGCGCTGGGACCTGCCGCACCGCCCGCTCGCCGACCGCGACGAGGTCGTGCGCGTGCGCACCAGCATCCCGGCGGCACACGTCGGCGGCGCGGCGCGCCACACGCTCGACTGGAAGGGCCCCACGCGCGTCGAGGGCGGCTACAAGAAGCGGCTGGAGCGCTCGACGGGCGTCGAGGACGCGGCGGTGCTCGAGATCATGCTGTCGTCGGCCGGCTTCGTCGTCACGCGCGAGGTGGAGCGCGAGATCGCGCAGTACGCGCTCGGCGACGCGACGCTGCGCTTCGAGCGCTACCCGCGGCTCGACGTGCTGATGGAGGTCGAGGGGACGCCGGCCGCGGTGGAGGCGGCGATCGTCGCCACCGGGCTGCCGCGCGCCGCGTTCACGGCCGCGCGCCTCGCCGACTTCGTCGCCGCGTTCGAGCGGCGCACGGGACAGACGGCGGCGCTCAGCACGCACGAGCTGGCGGATGACTGA
- a CDS encoding HAD family hydrolase, giving the protein MKLVLFDIDGTLLRGDGSARRAFEGALVHVFGTTPDPSVHYDGKTDPQIARELMRLAGHDDASIDARLPQAIDGYLERLRREVSGGARNFQALPGVEALLDALEPRDDVVLGLLTGNVADGATIKLRCAGLDVARFRVNAFGSDHEHRPELPRVAQRRAREVVGRDFEGDAIVVVGDTPADIACARSVGARTLAVATGRYSVDELAEHAPTVTFADLTDTAAVIAALVD; this is encoded by the coding sequence ATGAAGCTGGTCCTCTTCGACATCGACGGCACGCTCCTGCGCGGCGACGGCTCGGCGCGCCGCGCGTTCGAGGGGGCGCTGGTGCACGTCTTCGGCACGACGCCCGACCCGAGCGTGCACTACGACGGCAAGACCGATCCGCAGATCGCGCGCGAGCTGATGCGACTCGCCGGCCACGACGACGCGTCCATCGACGCGCGGCTGCCGCAGGCGATCGACGGCTACCTGGAGCGGCTGCGCCGCGAGGTGTCCGGCGGCGCGCGCAACTTCCAGGCGCTGCCGGGCGTGGAGGCGCTGCTCGATGCGCTGGAGCCGCGCGACGACGTCGTGCTGGGCCTCCTCACCGGCAACGTCGCCGACGGCGCGACGATCAAGCTGCGCTGCGCGGGGCTCGACGTCGCGCGCTTCCGCGTCAACGCGTTCGGCTCCGACCACGAGCACCGCCCCGAGCTGCCGCGCGTCGCGCAGCGCCGTGCCCGCGAGGTCGTGGGGCGCGACTTCGAGGGCGACGCGATCGTCGTCGTCGGCGACACGCCGGCCGACATCGCGTGTGCGCGCTCCGTGGGCGCGCGCACGCTCGCGGTGGCGACCGGCCGCTACTCGGTGGACGAGCTGGCGGAGCACGCGCCCACGGTCACCTTCGCCGACCTCACCGACACCGCGGCCGTCATCGCCGCGCTGGTCGACTGA
- a CDS encoding DMT family transporter — protein MASHVHEALAPDRTEAAPRSGAWLTDLMLLAMALIWGVNFSVVKYGTRVMPPLAFNALRVLLATVVLCGVAFALRAQRPSRRDAVRLALLGLLGHGVYQFCFIQGVARSTVATAALVLASSPALIGLVGRVLGTDHPSRRQWTGIALQLLGMAGVVLGSAVQPSSSAEAPLVGALILLAGSMSWAFYAVLLKPFTLRVHPIHLSAFTLLGGVGVLVGLGAPSLLALDTRTVPTAGWASVAYAGLAAMVVAYLFYYRGVRVLGPVRTAMYSNLQPLIAMAVAFVSLHEVPTAWQLGGAAAITTGLLVSRK, from the coding sequence ATGGCGTCCCACGTCCACGAGGCACTGGCGCCCGATCGCACGGAGGCGGCTCCGCGGTCGGGCGCCTGGCTCACCGACCTGATGCTGCTGGCGATGGCGCTCATCTGGGGCGTCAACTTCAGCGTCGTGAAGTACGGCACGCGCGTGATGCCGCCGCTCGCGTTCAACGCGCTGCGCGTGCTGCTCGCGACCGTCGTGCTGTGCGGCGTCGCCTTCGCCCTGCGCGCGCAGCGCCCGTCGCGCCGCGACGCGGTCCGCCTCGCGCTCCTCGGGCTGCTGGGCCACGGCGTCTACCAGTTCTGCTTCATCCAGGGCGTCGCGCGCTCGACGGTCGCGACCGCGGCGCTCGTGCTCGCGTCCAGCCCCGCGCTCATCGGCCTCGTGGGACGTGTGCTCGGCACCGACCATCCGTCGCGGCGGCAGTGGACCGGGATCGCGCTGCAGCTGCTCGGCATGGCGGGCGTGGTGCTCGGCAGCGCGGTGCAGCCGTCGTCCAGTGCCGAGGCGCCGCTCGTCGGCGCGCTGATCCTGCTCGCGGGCTCGATGTCGTGGGCGTTCTACGCCGTGCTGCTCAAGCCCTTCACGCTGCGCGTGCACCCCATCCACCTGTCGGCGTTCACGCTGCTGGGCGGCGTGGGCGTGCTCGTGGGCCTCGGCGCGCCGTCGCTGCTCGCGCTCGACACGCGCACCGTGCCGACGGCCGGCTGGGCGTCGGTGGCGTACGCGGGGCTCGCGGCGATGGTCGTCGCCTACCTCTTCTACTATCGCGGCGTGCGCGTGCTCGGTCCCGTGCGCACCGCGATGTACAGCAACCTGCAGCCGCTGATCGCGATGGCGGTGGCCTTCGTCTCGCTGCACGAGGTGCCCACCGCGTGGCAGCTCGGCGGCGCGGCGGCCATCACCACGGGCCTCCTCGTCTCGCGCAAATGA
- a CDS encoding DUF6941 family protein, producing the protein MYVAFALLADAANVAVDGKLNILGVFDALHAASFPAVHPRVNLVARFKGQASDVGTHRLGLQVTGPGGATLLGHEAQLNIQALPAGVTDVDIPLVQTFDLPLERPGPHTVLLLLDGRVVAQLPLAVQGTGAAPVPAFQPPPGTLLS; encoded by the coding sequence ATGTACGTCGCCTTCGCCCTGCTGGCCGACGCGGCCAACGTCGCCGTGGACGGGAAGCTCAACATCCTCGGCGTCTTCGACGCCCTGCACGCGGCCAGCTTCCCGGCCGTGCACCCACGCGTCAACCTGGTCGCGCGGTTCAAGGGCCAGGCGAGCGACGTCGGCACCCACCGGCTCGGCCTCCAGGTCACGGGCCCGGGCGGCGCGACGCTGCTCGGCCACGAGGCGCAGCTGAACATCCAGGCGCTGCCGGCCGGCGTCACCGACGTCGACATCCCGCTGGTGCAGACCTTCGACCTGCCGCTCGAGCGGCCCGGCCCGCACACGGTCCTGCTGCTGCTGGACGGCCGCGTGGTGGCGCAGCTGCCGCTGGCCGTGCAGGGCACGGGCGCCGCGCCGGTCCCGGCGTTCCAGCCGCCGCCGGGCACCCTCCTCAGCTGA
- a CDS encoding C40 family peptidase: protein MPAIAIVRAPVAPLHAEPRIASGQVSQALFGHALLVLGEAGDWRRVRTLHDGYEGWAHLGYLVIDDAEGVPEDAPAFRPYEERTFAQRRDAGEDDAVIGDAAPALSLGCTVRAGERTLRLPFGAVVFGAQTRLDGETVPFAERAARFPRDGGAIAESAWRFEGTAYQWGGLTPWGADCSGFVQAVCGLHGIELPRDAWQQALVGEHRDRLDGLAAGDLLFFSDREDRRVTHVGLAIDELRMAHLALGRGGWSVEDLVDDDDPYVERLRANFLHARRVV, encoded by the coding sequence ATGCCCGCCATCGCCATCGTCCGCGCGCCCGTCGCGCCGCTCCACGCCGAGCCCCGCATCGCCAGCGGCCAGGTCTCGCAGGCGCTGTTCGGCCACGCGCTGCTCGTCCTCGGCGAGGCCGGCGACTGGCGGCGCGTGCGCACGCTGCACGACGGCTACGAGGGGTGGGCGCACCTCGGCTATCTGGTGATCGACGACGCCGAGGGCGTCCCCGAGGACGCGCCCGCGTTCCGCCCGTACGAGGAGCGCACCTTCGCGCAGCGCCGGGACGCGGGCGAGGACGACGCGGTCATCGGCGACGCCGCACCCGCGCTGTCGCTCGGCTGCACCGTCCGTGCGGGCGAGCGCACGCTGCGGCTGCCGTTCGGCGCCGTGGTGTTCGGCGCGCAGACGCGGCTGGACGGCGAGACCGTGCCGTTCGCCGAGCGCGCGGCGCGCTTCCCGCGCGACGGCGGCGCGATCGCGGAGAGCGCGTGGCGCTTCGAGGGCACCGCGTACCAGTGGGGCGGGCTCACGCCCTGGGGCGCCGACTGCTCGGGGTTCGTGCAGGCCGTGTGCGGGCTCCACGGCATCGAGCTGCCGCGCGACGCCTGGCAGCAGGCGCTGGTCGGCGAGCATCGCGACCGGCTGGACGGCCTGGCCGCGGGCGACCTGCTCTTCTTCAGCGACCGCGAGGACCGCCGCGTGACGCACGTGGGCCTCGCGATCGACGAGCTGCGCATGGCGCACCTCGCCCTCGGCCGCGGTGGCTGGAGCGTCGAGGACCTCGTGGACGACGACGACCCGTACGTCGAGCGGCTGCGCGCCAACTTCCTGCACGCGCGCCGCGTCGTCTGA
- a CDS encoding P1 family peptidase encodes MTAAPPPVDLAAFGLAVGHASDVVGGTGCTVVRGIDGPFRAAAAVVGRATGSRELAVLAPEHLVERVDALLLTGGSAYGLDAAAGVMRWMEERGRGFDVGAGVVPIVPAAVVFDLAPCGRFDARPTPAMAYDACERAASLVTEQGSVGAGTGTTVGKLLGAGGAMKGGFGAALLGAGDDACAALAVVNAFGDVRDAAGAVLAGARGPDGAFVDAARVLAAGASASARFADVSAPPMTNTTLCVVATRRALDRVALQQLARAAVAGLQRRVTPCGTTFDGDIVFAIGPAAAEAAPATAAEVLGLETRAAAALELALELAVRFAVGRDGIPGLAG; translated from the coding sequence GTGACGGCCGCACCGCCACCGGTGGACCTGGCGGCGTTCGGGCTCGCGGTCGGCCACGCGAGCGACGTCGTCGGTGGTACCGGATGCACGGTGGTGCGCGGGATCGACGGGCCGTTCCGCGCCGCGGCGGCGGTGGTCGGGCGCGCGACCGGCTCGCGCGAGCTGGCCGTGCTGGCGCCCGAGCATCTGGTCGAGCGCGTGGACGCGCTGCTGCTAACGGGCGGATCCGCGTACGGCCTGGATGCCGCGGCCGGCGTGATGCGCTGGATGGAGGAGCGCGGCCGCGGCTTCGACGTCGGCGCGGGCGTCGTGCCGATCGTGCCCGCGGCGGTCGTGTTCGACCTCGCGCCGTGCGGCCGCTTCGACGCGCGGCCGACGCCCGCGATGGCGTACGACGCGTGCGAGCGCGCGGCGTCGCTGGTGACGGAGCAGGGAAGCGTCGGCGCCGGCACCGGCACGACGGTCGGCAAGCTGCTGGGCGCCGGTGGGGCGATGAAGGGGGGCTTCGGCGCCGCGCTGCTGGGCGCCGGCGACGACGCGTGCGCCGCGCTCGCGGTGGTGAACGCGTTCGGCGACGTGCGCGATGCGGCGGGCGCGGTGCTCGCCGGCGCGCGCGGCCCGGACGGCGCGTTCGTGGATGCCGCGCGCGTGCTGGCCGCGGGCGCGTCCGCCAGCGCGCGCTTCGCCGACGTGAGCGCGCCGCCGATGACCAACACGACGCTCTGCGTGGTCGCCACGCGGCGCGCGCTGGACCGCGTCGCGCTGCAGCAGCTCGCGCGCGCCGCGGTCGCGGGGCTGCAGCGCCGCGTCACGCCGTGCGGCACGACGTTCGACGGCGACATCGTGTTCGCGATCGGCCCCGCTGCCGCCGAGGCCGCGCCCGCCACCGCCGCCGAGGTGCTCGGCCTCGAGACGCGCGCGGCCGCGGCGCTGGAGCTCGCGCTGGAGCTCGCGGTGCGGTTCGCGGTGGGAAGGGACGGGATCCCGGGACTGGCGGGCTGA
- a CDS encoding PAS domain S-box protein, whose protein sequence is MTHPEIADAGIDAGTVLRVVADATGAAAAADGPDARLRALLAGMRALGFGRAVLEVRDGAMERTLLVAEGFEDEAAVRALPETLVAGRVWRRWLRLLERRRAQVGLGAGYWLDLRDPWARDEFGAAFGGAAAAGVYVLAARGADGVCHATVLLEGATGAPPAEPVVQGIALLASHLAHECVRTDLAALAAQRAERLQRLYDAGGALTRSLDAQEVVRELARQVARLVPHDGLVVAHPDLERGIVRTAIRQIQGIQRPRADQPLGAGPIGEVARTGVTVRVDDYDAARSPLAAADDLVGDGGPARSVLAVPMRVGTQLVGVLAVHAAAPRAFGPEHEELLRTLAAQAGTAIANARLFAESEAERRQSEALVAVARAVGASLRLGEVLRLVLRHTVGLLHTEGACIALKRDGWLHVVAGVGCVELLAGVHLPIEGSLLGRAMEEGAPLVLNEVSRHAQSVAALESVAPIQKTVVVPLRTAHGVIGAIAVVNRAADFGAEDARVLERLAEQVAVAIVNARLFEEAEASTREWQVSFDAIAAGMAVLDEDGRIVRCNARAAELLGAASPWALYGASLDARLAGRDETGRLGHAMVAPVVRDGEDDEELPADGTAPSASALVRAALRQGAPARALLRAADGAAGERGPLTPDVPGRVFDLVAAPHPGGGAVVTFDDVTGQLALAERYRSVVETTGDAIVISDRDGRITFANPAALALFGRGEALLGAHASELVRADDAEEVVQRSALGREGQPQRYEVVVVRPDGAERVVQVSNAPLREVGATSGVVASLRDVTEERRAQEDVLASEARYSRLVESASDAIFTIDSLGRLTSVNRAMELATGHPRATLIGQHCSAVADPRDREAVVAIVEATLRGERVRRELRYRDRQGRARVASVITSPVVEHGVVDGALGVVRDVTGERRLAEQLLQREKLAAMGQLVSGVAHELNNPLAGVLAFSELLLAEPALDAASGPEARELRELTDTIHREARRAARIVGKLLAFARQHPPQRAATDLNRVVLDALDLRRYALRAQQVDIVLELDYELPATLADGPQLQQVFLNLITNAEHALVRHAGERRLTVRTRRDEQRLFVVVADSGPGLTPEDRQRIFEPFFTTKPVGEGTGLGLAVSSGIVREHGGRLSVDVAPGGGAAFTVELPCVEPPDDAFVVGAESAASQGSIG, encoded by the coding sequence ATGACCCATCCCGAGATCGCCGACGCCGGCATCGACGCTGGTACCGTGCTGCGCGTCGTCGCCGACGCGACGGGCGCCGCGGCCGCGGCCGACGGTCCGGACGCGCGCCTGCGCGCGCTGCTGGCGGGCATGCGCGCGCTCGGCTTCGGGCGCGCGGTGCTCGAGGTGCGCGACGGCGCGATGGAGCGCACGCTCCTGGTGGCCGAGGGCTTCGAGGACGAGGCAGCGGTGCGCGCGCTGCCCGAGACGCTGGTGGCCGGCCGCGTGTGGCGCCGCTGGCTGCGGCTGCTGGAGCGCCGGCGCGCGCAGGTGGGTCTGGGCGCGGGCTACTGGCTCGACCTGCGCGATCCGTGGGCGCGCGACGAGTTCGGCGCGGCCTTCGGCGGCGCTGCGGCGGCGGGCGTCTACGTGCTGGCCGCGCGCGGCGCCGACGGCGTCTGTCACGCGACCGTGCTGCTGGAGGGTGCCACCGGCGCGCCGCCGGCCGAGCCGGTGGTGCAGGGGATCGCGCTGCTCGCGAGTCACCTCGCGCACGAGTGCGTGCGGACCGACCTCGCGGCGCTCGCGGCGCAGCGGGCGGAGCGGCTGCAGCGACTCTATGACGCCGGCGGCGCGCTCACGCGGTCGCTCGACGCGCAGGAGGTCGTGCGCGAGCTGGCGCGCCAGGTCGCGCGCCTCGTGCCCCACGACGGGCTGGTGGTCGCGCATCCGGACCTCGAGCGCGGGATCGTGCGCACCGCGATCCGGCAGATCCAGGGGATCCAGCGCCCACGCGCCGACCAGCCGCTGGGCGCGGGCCCCATCGGCGAGGTCGCGCGCACCGGCGTGACGGTGCGCGTGGACGACTACGACGCCGCGCGCTCTCCGCTCGCCGCGGCGGACGACCTGGTGGGCGACGGCGGGCCCGCGCGCAGCGTGCTCGCGGTGCCGATGCGCGTGGGCACGCAGCTCGTCGGCGTGCTCGCGGTGCACGCGGCCGCGCCGCGCGCGTTCGGCCCGGAGCACGAGGAGCTGCTGCGCACGCTGGCCGCGCAGGCGGGCACCGCGATCGCCAACGCGCGCCTCTTTGCCGAGAGCGAGGCGGAGCGCCGCCAGAGCGAGGCGCTGGTGGCGGTGGCGCGCGCGGTGGGCGCGTCGCTGCGCCTGGGCGAGGTGCTGCGCCTCGTGCTGCGCCACACGGTGGGCCTGCTGCACACCGAGGGCGCGTGCATCGCGCTCAAGCGTGACGGCTGGCTCCACGTCGTCGCCGGCGTCGGCTGCGTGGAGCTGCTCGCGGGCGTGCACCTGCCCATCGAGGGGAGCCTGCTCGGCCGCGCGATGGAGGAGGGCGCGCCGCTGGTGCTGAACGAGGTCTCGCGCCACGCGCAGTCGGTGGCGGCGCTGGAGAGCGTGGCGCCGATCCAGAAGACGGTCGTCGTGCCGCTGCGCACCGCGCACGGCGTGATCGGCGCGATCGCGGTCGTGAACCGCGCCGCCGACTTCGGCGCCGAGGACGCGCGCGTGCTGGAGCGGCTGGCGGAGCAGGTGGCGGTCGCGATCGTGAACGCGCGCCTGTTCGAGGAGGCCGAAGCGTCGACACGCGAGTGGCAGGTGTCGTTCGACGCGATTGCGGCCGGCATGGCGGTGCTCGACGAGGACGGCCGCATCGTGCGCTGCAACGCGCGCGCGGCGGAGCTCCTGGGCGCGGCGTCGCCGTGGGCGCTGTACGGCGCGTCGCTGGATGCGCGCCTCGCGGGGCGCGACGAGACGGGGCGCCTGGGCCACGCGATGGTCGCGCCGGTGGTGCGCGACGGCGAGGACGACGAGGAGTTGCCCGCCGACGGGACGGCGCCGAGCGCCTCCGCGCTCGTGCGCGCCGCGCTCCGGCAGGGCGCACCCGCGCGCGCATTGCTGCGCGCGGCCGACGGCGCCGCTGGCGAGCGCGGGCCGCTGACGCCCGACGTGCCGGGCCGCGTGTTCGACCTCGTGGCGGCGCCGCATCCGGGCGGCGGCGCGGTGGTGACGTTCGACGACGTGACGGGGCAGCTGGCGCTCGCGGAGCGCTACCGCAGCGTCGTCGAGACGACGGGCGACGCGATCGTGATCAGCGACCGCGACGGGCGCATCACCTTCGCCAATCCGGCGGCGCTCGCGCTGTTCGGGCGCGGGGAGGCGCTGCTCGGCGCGCACGCGTCGGAGCTCGTGCGCGCCGACGACGCCGAGGAGGTCGTGCAGCGCTCCGCGCTCGGCCGCGAGGGGCAGCCGCAGCGCTACGAGGTGGTCGTCGTGCGCCCCGACGGTGCGGAGCGCGTGGTGCAGGTGTCCAACGCGCCGCTGCGCGAGGTCGGCGCGACGAGCGGCGTCGTGGCCTCGCTGCGCGACGTCACCGAGGAGCGCCGCGCGCAGGAGGACGTGCTCGCGAGCGAGGCGCGCTACTCGCGCCTGGTCGAGTCGGCGTCCGACGCGATCTTCACCATCGACTCGCTCGGCCGCCTCACGAGCGTCAACCGCGCGATGGAGCTGGCCACGGGCCATCCGCGAGCGACGCTCATCGGCCAGCACTGCAGCGCCGTCGCCGATCCGCGCGACCGCGAGGCGGTGGTGGCGATCGTCGAGGCGACGCTGCGCGGCGAGCGCGTGCGCCGCGAGCTGCGCTACCGCGACCGGCAGGGCCGTGCGCGTGTCGCGTCGGTGATCACGTCGCCGGTGGTGGAGCACGGCGTGGTGGACGGCGCGCTGGGCGTCGTGCGCGACGTGACGGGCGAGCGCCGTCTGGCGGAGCAGCTGCTGCAGCGCGAGAAGCTGGCGGCGATGGGACAGCTGGTGAGCGGCGTCGCGCACGAGCTGAACAACCCGCTCGCGGGCGTGCTGGCGTTCAGCGAGCTGCTGCTGGCCGAGCCGGCGCTCGACGCGGCGTCGGGGCCGGAGGCGCGCGAGCTGCGCGAGCTGACCGACACGATCCACCGCGAGGCGCGGCGCGCGGCGCGCATCGTCGGGAAGCTGCTGGCGTTCGCGCGCCAGCACCCGCCACAGCGCGCGGCCACGGACCTCAACCGCGTGGTGCTCGACGCGCTCGACCTGCGCCGCTACGCGCTGCGTGCGCAGCAGGTGGACATCGTGCTGGAGCTGGACTACGAGCTGCCCGCGACGCTCGCGGACGGCCCGCAGCTGCAGCAGGTCTTCCTGAACCTGATCACGAACGCGGAGCATGCGCTGGTGCGGCACGCGGGCGAGCGGCGCCTGACGGTGCGCACGCGCCGCGACGAGCAGCGGCTGTTCGTCGTCGTCGCGGACAGCGGGCCGGGCCTCACGCCCGAGGACCGCCAGCGCATCTTCGAGCCGTTCTTCACGACGAAGCCGGTGGGGGAAGGGACGGGGCTCGGGCTCGCGGTGTCGTCGGGCATCGTGCGCGAGCACGGCGGGCGGCTGAGCGTGGACGTCGCGCCGGGCGGCGGCGCGGCGTTCACCGTGGAGCTGCCGTGCGTCGAGCCGCCGGACGACGCGTTCGTGGTGGGCGCCGAGTCGGCGGCGTCGCAGGGGTCGATCGGGTGA
- a CDS encoding diacylglycerol/lipid kinase family protein, with protein MSAERGAPRAERSLIRSVLLIVNPAARQAAAREADACEAFVRAGVACTVARTARAGHAAELAVAREAVDAVFTLGGDGTAMEVVGALAHGDTPVGILPGGTGNLMARTLGVPLGVRDAVASLLHGDVARIDLGVVEAEGQAPRRFAFAAGVGIDARMIEETPARWKRRLGVLAYALTAARALIARDRFTVRIVIDGVEELRRDAAAVMIVNFGAVLGDLFHFGPGIRADDGRLDLCLFSPESVGDAVRVSWRLLRKDFRDDRCVVYRAAREFRIETVPQRAAQADGELLGRTPLVARVEPLAATLLVPAS; from the coding sequence GTGAGCGCCGAGCGCGGAGCGCCGCGCGCCGAGCGGAGCCTGATTCGTTCCGTCCTGCTCATCGTCAACCCCGCCGCCCGCCAGGCCGCCGCGCGCGAGGCCGACGCCTGCGAGGCGTTCGTGCGGGCCGGCGTCGCGTGCACCGTCGCGCGCACCGCCCGCGCCGGCCACGCGGCGGAGCTGGCGGTCGCGCGCGAGGCCGTGGACGCGGTGTTCACGCTCGGCGGCGACGGGACGGCGATGGAGGTCGTCGGCGCGCTCGCGCACGGGGACACGCCGGTCGGCATCCTCCCCGGCGGCACCGGCAACCTCATGGCGCGCACGCTCGGCGTGCCGCTCGGCGTGCGGGACGCGGTCGCGTCGCTGCTGCACGGCGACGTCGCGCGCATCGACCTCGGGGTCGTCGAGGCCGAGGGGCAGGCGCCGCGCCGCTTCGCCTTCGCGGCGGGGGTGGGCATCGACGCGCGGATGATCGAGGAGACGCCCGCCCGCTGGAAGCGCCGCCTGGGCGTTCTCGCCTACGCGCTGACCGCCGCGCGCGCCCTGATCGCCCGCGACCGGTTCACGGTCCGCATCGTGATCGACGGCGTCGAGGAGCTGCGGCGGGACGCGGCGGCGGTGATGATCGTCAACTTCGGTGCGGTGCTGGGGGACCTCTTCCACTTCGGGCCGGGTATCCGGGCGGACGACGGGCGTCTCGACCTGTGCCTGTTCTCGCCCGAGTCGGTCGGCGACGCCGTGCGCGTCTCCTGGCGGCTGCTGCGCAAGGACTTTCGCGACGACCGCTGCGTCGTCTACCGTGCAGCACGCGAGTTCCGCATCGAGACCGTGCCCCAGCGCGCGGCCCAGGCGGACGGCGAGCTGCTCGGCCGCACGCCCCTCGTCGCGCGCGTCGAACCGCTCGCCGCCACCCTGCTCGTTCCCGCCTCCTAG